A single Macaca mulatta isolate MMU2019108-1 chromosome 15, T2T-MMU8v2.0, whole genome shotgun sequence DNA region contains:
- the TNFSF15 gene encoding tumor necrosis factor ligand superfamily member 15 (The RefSeq protein has 1 substitution compared to this genomic sequence): MAEDLGLSFGETASVEMLPEHGSCRPKARSSSACWALTCCLVLLPFLAGLTTYLLVSQLRAQGEACVQLQDLKGQEFAPSHQQVYAPLRADGDKPRAHLTVVRQTPTQHLKNQFPALHWEHELGLAFTKNRMNYTNKFLLIPESGDYFVYSQVTFRGMTSECSEIRQAGRPNKPDSITVVITKVTDSYPEPTQLLMGTKSVCEVGSNWFQPIYLGAMFSLQEGDKLMVNVSDISLVDYTKEDKTFFGAFLL, from the exons ATGGCCGAGGATCTGGGACTGGGCTTTGGGGAGACAGCCAGTGTGGAAATGCTGCCAGAGCACGGCAGCTGCAGGCCCAAGGCCAGGAGCAGCAGCGCATGCTGGGCTCTCACCTGCTGCCTGGTGTTGCTCCCCTTCCTTGCAGGGCTCACCACCTACCTGCTTGTCAGCCAGCTCCGGGCCCAAGGAGAGGCCTGTGTGCAGCTCCAG GATCTAAAAGGACAGGAGTTTGCACCTTCACATCAGCAAGTTT ATGCACCTCTTAGAGCAGATGGAGATAAGCCAAGGGCACACCTGACAG TTGTGAGACAAACTCCCACACAGCACTTAAAAAATCAGTTCCCAGCTCTGCACTGGGAACATGAACTAGGCCTGGCCTTCACCAAGAACCGAATGAACTATACCAACAAATTCCTGCTGATCCCAGAGTCGGGAGACTACTTCGTTTACTCCCAGGTCACATTCCGTGGGATGACCTCTGAGTGCAGTGAAATCAGACAAGCAGGCCGACCAAACAAGCCAGACTCCATCACTGTGGTCATCACCAAGGTAACAGACAGCTACCCTGAGCCAACCCAGCTCCTCATGGGGACCAAGTCTGTGTGTGAAGTAGGCAGTAACTGGTTCCAGCCCATCTACCTCGGAGCCATGTTCTCCTTGCAAGAAGGGGACAAGCTCATGGTGAACGTCAGTGACATCTCTTTGGTGGATTACACAAAAGAAGATAAAACCTTCTTTGGAGCCTTCTTACTATAG